A genome region from Leptospiraceae bacterium includes the following:
- a CDS encoding RHS repeat-associated core domain-containing protein codes for MLVSGINDDTASVGDGGHTPYGGNGASNGGGSNSSLVPPTGMYFFHPDHLGNIMMVTDGRGNVVSDNTGKSHISYKPYGEIHRTDSSGPDVSKFKFNGQEEDTESGLLYYKARYYDPVIGRFLQADSMVFPKRIMGMNRYMYVEGNPIKYRDPSGNNKTKDFFNSLGENMMGGAAWASGGLARAGDAYNTFTGNRKYQGKNDFRRSDIGGVHGGKAWDSIIGKDGLFGWFEKPAKYFTHVKNSMNGDTYRASNEGKINYAAEMYLKGCFLFSPQGSQLKEDCYLAMSFMEGYNDYHNKNSKSFDLFKNSRTPRIKTENVLICAILLQQAEEWAKIRRDPADPNPTNTSNGEAYDPPNRLNGCMLTAGD; via the coding sequence ATGTTAGTAAGTGGAATCAATGATGATACAGCTAGTGTGGGTGATGGTGGTCATACTCCGTATGGAGGAAATGGGGCTAGTAATGGAGGTGGGAGTAATTCATCATTAGTTCCTCCTACTGGGATGTATTTTTTTCACCCCGACCATTTGGGTAATATAATGATGGTTACGGATGGAAGAGGTAATGTGGTTTCGGATAATACAGGCAAATCTCATATATCATACAAGCCTTATGGGGAAATCCATCGGACAGATAGTTCGGGTCCTGATGTATCTAAGTTTAAATTCAATGGTCAAGAAGAGGATACAGAAAGTGGGTTGTTGTATTACAAAGCGAGATATTATGATCCAGTGATTGGTAGGTTTTTGCAAGCGGACTCGATGGTATTTCCTAAGAGGATAATGGGTATGAACCGCTATATGTATGTGGAAGGGAATCCGATTAAATATCGAGATCCCAGCGGGAATAATAAAACCAAAGATTTTTTTAATAGTTTAGGGGAAAATATGATGGGTGGTGCTGCATGGGCAAGTGGTGGTTTGGCGCGAGCTGGTGACGCATACAATACATTTACCGGTAATCGAAAATACCAAGGAAAGAATGATTTTAGGAGAAGTGATATTGGTGGAGTCCACGGTGGGAAAGCATGGGATAGTATTATTGGAAAGGATGGTTTGTTCGGTTGGTTTGAAAAGCCGGCTAAATACTTTACGCATGTAAAAAATAGCATGAACGGAGATACTTATAGAGCCAGTAATGAAGGTAAGATTAATTATGCAGCTGAAATGTATTTGAAAGGATGTTTTCTATTTTCACCACAAGGGTCCCAACTGAAAGAGGACTGTTACCTCGCTATGTCATTCATGGAGGGATACAATGATTATCATAATAAAAATTCTAAAAGTTTTGATCTTTTTAAAAATAGCAGAACTCCTAGAATAAAAACAGAAAATGTTTTAATTTGTGCTATTTTATTACAACAGGCAGAAGAGTGGGCAAAAATAAGACGTGATCCAGCCGATCCGAATCCAACGAATACTTCAAACGGAGAAGCTTATGATCCGCCAAATCGGTTAAACGGGTGCATGTTAACCGCTGGAGATTAA